Proteins from one Phocoena sinus isolate mPhoSin1 chromosome 8, mPhoSin1.pri, whole genome shotgun sequence genomic window:
- the CFL1 gene encoding cofilin-1 isoform X2, giving the protein MKVRKSSTPEEVKKRKKAVLFCLSEDKKNIILEEGKEILVGDVGQTVDDPYTTFVKMLPDKDCRYALYDATYETKESKKEDLVFIFWAPECAPLKSKMIYASSKDAIKKKLTGIKHELQANCYEEVKDRCTLAEKLGGSAVISLEGKPL; this is encoded by the exons ATGAAGGTGCGTAAGTCGTCGACACCAGAGGAGGTGAAGAAGCGCAAGAAGGCGGTGCTCTTCTGCCTGAGCGAGGACAAGAAGAACATCATCTTGGAGGAGGGCAAGGAGATCCTGGTAGGTGATGTGGGCCAGACTGTAGACGACCCCTACACCACCTTTGTCAAGATGCTGCCAGACAAGGACTGCCGCTACGCCCTCTATGACGCAACCTATGAGACCAAGGAGAGCAAGAAGGAGGACCTGGTGTTCATCTTCTG GGCCCCTGAGTGTGCACCCCTTAAGAGCAAAATGATCTACGCCAGCTCCAAGGACGCCATCAAGAAGAAGCTGACGG GGATCAAGCATGAATTGCAAGCAAACTGCTACGAGGAGGTCAAGGACCGCTGCACCCTGGCAGAGAAGCTGGGGGGCAGCGCCGTCATCTCTCTGGAGGGCAAGCCTTTGTga
- the CFL1 gene encoding cofilin-1 isoform X1 yields the protein MASGVAVSDGVIKVFNDMKVRKSSTPEEVKKRKKAVLFCLSEDKKNIILEEGKEILVGDVGQTVDDPYTTFVKMLPDKDCRYALYDATYETKESKKEDLVFIFWAPECAPLKSKMIYASSKDAIKKKLTGIKHELQANCYEEVKDRCTLAEKLGGSAVISLEGKPL from the exons ATG GCCTCTGGTGTGGCTGTCTCTGATGGGGTCATCAAAGTGTTCAACGACATGAAGGTGCGTAAGTCGTCGACACCAGAGGAGGTGAAGAAGCGCAAGAAGGCGGTGCTCTTCTGCCTGAGCGAGGACAAGAAGAACATCATCTTGGAGGAGGGCAAGGAGATCCTGGTAGGTGATGTGGGCCAGACTGTAGACGACCCCTACACCACCTTTGTCAAGATGCTGCCAGACAAGGACTGCCGCTACGCCCTCTATGACGCAACCTATGAGACCAAGGAGAGCAAGAAGGAGGACCTGGTGTTCATCTTCTG GGCCCCTGAGTGTGCACCCCTTAAGAGCAAAATGATCTACGCCAGCTCCAAGGACGCCATCAAGAAGAAGCTGACGG GGATCAAGCATGAATTGCAAGCAAACTGCTACGAGGAGGTCAAGGACCGCTGCACCCTGGCAGAGAAGCTGGGGGGCAGCGCCGTCATCTCTCTGGAGGGCAAGCCTTTGTga